The following are encoded in a window of Lactobacillus panisapium genomic DNA:
- a CDS encoding CCA tRNA nucleotidyltransferase has product MKKINDLPQIFVAAIPVLEKLEEAGFEAYFVGGSIRDLLLKRHIHDIDIASSAYPEEVKRLFPKTIDTGIKHGTVTVLYNGSSYEITTFRTESGYQDFRRPDHVTFVRSLKEDLKRRDFTINALAMNTKGEIVDLFNGLDDLHHHLIKAVGDPLERFHEDALRMMRAVRFMSQLQFDLEEQTEEAIRQLHYLLPKISVERIRDEFVKMGTGPNSRKAFAVFLDTELSEGAPDFAGKKDLLAIYPSLKFDPILESSLWAVIIILLKIANNEIGQFMRDWKNSNAMTSKVEKIVDLFDLLSERAPTDYELFEAGKETLLNTIDVAQILGQPINSEALVDRYMALPIKSSSELVIDGRFLIAAGVNPGPKLGELLTDIKKKVIAGELENSREAITAFLGNEF; this is encoded by the coding sequence ATGAAAAAAATAAATGATTTACCCCAAATTTTTGTTGCTGCAATTCCCGTACTTGAAAAGCTTGAAGAAGCGGGTTTTGAAGCATACTTTGTTGGTGGTTCAATTCGTGATTTGCTTTTAAAACGACATATTCATGATATTGATATTGCCAGCAGTGCATATCCTGAAGAAGTTAAACGATTATTTCCTAAAACAATCGATACTGGCATTAAGCATGGTACTGTAACTGTCTTATACAATGGTAGTAGTTATGAAATAACAACGTTTCGAACCGAATCAGGTTACCAGGATTTTCGCCGCCCTGATCATGTTACCTTTGTTAGAAGTCTCAAAGAGGACTTAAAGCGGCGTGATTTTACTATCAATGCGTTAGCAATGAATACTAAAGGCGAAATTGTTGATCTATTCAATGGCTTAGATGATTTACACCACCATCTAATTAAAGCCGTTGGTGATCCTTTAGAACGCTTTCACGAGGACGCATTGCGCATGATGCGGGCAGTCCGCTTTATGAGTCAATTACAATTCGACCTGGAAGAGCAAACTGAAGAGGCTATTCGACAACTCCATTATTTGTTACCTAAAATTTCGGTTGAACGAATCCGTGACGAGTTTGTCAAAATGGGGACTGGACCAAATTCAAGAAAGGCATTTGCGGTCTTCTTGGATACAGAATTAAGCGAAGGAGCTCCCGATTTTGCTGGCAAGAAAGATTTACTAGCAATTTACCCCAGTTTGAAGTTTGATCCTATTTTAGAATCAAGTCTTTGGGCCGTGATTATCATTTTACTGAAAATAGCTAACAATGAAATTGGTCAATTTATGCGCGATTGGAAAAATTCCAATGCAATGACCAGCAAAGTAGAAAAAATTGTTGATTTGTTTGACCTGCTTTCAGAACGTGCCCCAACGGATTATGAACTTTTTGAAGCAGGAAAAGAAACGTTATTGAATACAATTGATGTTGCGCAAATTTTGGGGCAGCCAATTAATTCTGAGGCTTTAGTTGACCGCTATATGGCGTTACCAATTAAGTCTTCTTCTGAACTAGTTATTGATGGTCGCTTTCTAATCGCTGCCGGCGTTAATCCGGGCCCTAAACTAGGTGAACTACTTACAGACATTAAGAAAAAAGTGATTGCCGGTGAATTGGAAAATTCACGTGAGGCAATCACCGCATTTTTAGGTAATGAATTTTAA